ccttccttccatgtgaATACAGGAACACTCTTCTCACATCTAGATGGTCCTTCTACCTCAACCAGGTTGGATATTCTGAGACAAGTAACACCCACTATGCATCTCAGGGCATCGCCAACAGTCCAGTGAAGTCACTGTTATCTGCCAATGATGCACAATGGAGGGATGCTGTTGACTGTGGCTGCCTTTAAACAAAACCTGCTTTTGTCTCATGGGGACGATTTTATGGGGCTTatcattttttgtttcattttgtctttttttttttcagttacaaaacttgaaaacaaacccaaaaaggCCTCAGTCACACATGACTTCATCAGTGCTACATTTCAGATCCAATTCCGAAAGAAAGTGCTACAATTTTAAAGATTGTTATCCGCtgtactccccacccccccccccataccccACTCGctagccttttttctttctttttttttgtgtgtgtgtcttgggggggggaaggaaaaaaactttaaaagttatttaaaagttatttaagtGTCGGCTTCTTCACAAGAAATTACACATGCGTAGCTTAAGTTTCAAAAAAGCAGCGGCCccaaaaattataatttaaaagatACGCTTCTCCCCTACAATGCAAGTAATCTCAGGCTACTACTGGGTAAAATTAATAAGAGATACCcaacaaaatttgaaaagaaatttaaacagaaggaataataataaaaaaaagtacCTGCACAtgccaaaaaaaattacaaaaacccAATAAATACAGAAATTATTGCACAGTTAAAAGGCTCCACAATTTTTACTGCCTTAATCAACCCTCAGGTTTAATAGAACTTTGTAGACACAGGTTAAATTTGAGTGCCATTTTCTGGCACCTACCATAGTTATGCTAAGTTATGTTTATGGAGGCAAAATTAAGTCAGCATTTTCTCAGTTGGCAATAGTTAAACTGTACAAATTAAATGGTACCTAGACCCCTGATTTAACCCagttgggagtggggggggggaatgccggggagggggaggggatgggggggacaTGGGGGCCTTTAGCTCCTTTCGGCCTGCTCTATTTTCACATCGTTTGTCAGCAAGTGTTCCCCGTGCCACTTTTTCATGTGTTTTTCCAGGGTGCTGTAAACGCTGAACGGCATCTGGCAGATGTCGCACCGGTAGACCTCCTTGCCGATCTGGCCGTGCGTCTTCATGTGGCGGGTCAGCTTGCTGCTCTGGGCACACGCGTAGTTGCACAGCTCGCACTTGTAAGGCCGTTCCCCGGTGTGGCTCCGACGGTGCACCGTCAGGTTGCTGCAGTTCTTAAAGACCTTGCCGCAGTACTCGCACGTGTCGCTGCGGCGGCCCTCCTTGGAGCTGGGCCGCCCGGGGCCCGGGCCGCTGATGTGCGGGGTGCTGCCCCCGCTGGCCGTGCCGCTGCGGCCCGACAGCCCGCCGTCCAGCATGTCCCCCGGCGGCGTGGAGAAGCGCAGGCTGCCGTTCTCCGACGAGTGCTCGGACGACGTGGCGAACGGGGACTGGCGCGAGTCCGTGAAGCCGAGGAACGGGTCCTTCATGAAGTGCCTCGAGGCGGCGTAGCCCACCAGCCACTGCGAGTACACGTTCTCCGACGGGATGATGGTGGCCGGCGGCAAGTCCAAGTCCTTCTCGATCTTGATCCTCTTGGACGAGTTGTTCAAGCTGGGGCTCGTGATGGGCGTGGGCTTGCGCGGGAACAGGCCCGGGAAGGGCTCGCCGGGGCCGAAGCTCCTCCCGTTGACCGTCCCCTCCTCGGTCCGGTCCAGCTCCCCGGCCACGGAGTCTTCGTCTCCCGTGTCCCTCTGGCACAGGTCTCGGGCACAGAGGTCCCTCTGGTCCGAGGTCCTCTTCATGAAGCCGCTCCTCTTCTGCTTCTCGGCCAGCATGTCGCTGTACTGCTGGATGGCGCCCAGGCTCACGTTCTCGATCACTTTTCCCAGGACCAGGGACTTCTCGTCGGGGAGCGACTTGGAGCCGTTTTCCCGATTGCGGCTGAGCTCCGAGTCCATGCTGAAGCTGGACTCGGGCCTGCTCTCGTTCtccagctcttcctcctcctcctcctcctcctcctcttcctcgttGTCGTGGCCCAGGGAGGGGTCGCTCTCGTTCCTGAAGTCCGCCTCGCTGGACTTGAGGCCCTCCCCGGTGAGCTCGCTGGTGCCGGGCTCGGGGGAGCTGGTGGTGGAGAGTCCGTCGTCCGACCTGCCCGTCATGGAGCCGGCCTTGTGCATGTGGGTTTTCATGTGACGCTTTAGCTTGCTGGCCTGCGAGCAGGCGTGGTCGCAGAGCTGACATTTGTAGGGCTTTTCTCCTGTGTGGCTACGGCGATGCACTATGAGATTACTTTGAAACTTGAACGTTTTCCCACAGAATTCACAGGATTTACTCTTCGCCTGAGGTTGGGGAGGGGTAGTACTGCTAGGAGGCATGGGGGGCAGAGGAGGGGTACTCAAAAAAGGTGATTTGGGGCTTGGCTGAAAGGGGTTCAGTAAGCGATGCATAGGGTTGCTGCGGTTTGGTGAGACTGGAGGAGGGGTCGAGTTGTTCCCCGCCAGCTCTCGGAGCCTCCTGGAGAAATCCATCGCTGGCGAATCGATTGCCATGGGGTTCAAACGCATGACTCTGTCAAAGGCACTGGGATGCTGGGCAACTAACCCCATTTCTTCGGCACTAAGGCGATGTGGGTCCAGATGGTGACGGGGCGGTGGGCTGAAAAGTGGGGGAGTGTTGGGGAGCCGGCCCTCGCCAAAGCCGGGGTGGTCACGCAGGATGGGGCCTGTCATTCGTAAGAGACTAAAGGGGTTGTTATCTCCGAGGAAGTTCATCAGCGGGGACTGTGCAACAGCCTCTGGTCCCAGAGGAGGAGGGATGGTGATCCGTGGAGTAAGCGAACTATTTGAAGGACTTGTTTCCAAATAGATGCGGAATCCATGTgtgttttgggcatgttgaagCAAGAACCAGGCGCTGTTAAAAGGTTGCTTGCATGTTGTGCAAATATAGCTTGAAGGCTCATCTttacctattaaaaaaaaaaagcagaaagaaccCTTAAAAATCATACAGATGACAGAACTCAGGGGCCACTGACCCTACTATATTTTTCTTGccactcccccccacacacacacctttctccTCACTTCCCAGATTGCACAAGAAGTTCTGAGTAGCTTCCTAACATTTTAAAAGTAGCAATAAAGTCACTGCTGGAAAGGCCTGTGGCCAACACTCGGCCTGTACTGTTGAAAACATCTCCTCCTAAATGACAACAGTCTATCGTGTCCTCCATgggaaaagacctgggttctaactCCAGCCCGTCTTGGTGACCTTGGCTAAGTAATTAAATGTTTCCAGGCCTCAGTTCTGTCATCAGTGAAATGAAGGCATTGAACTAGATGTgcgttccttctggctctaaaggtCTGCTTGCATGAAGGTACATAGAAACCATACAGATCTCCTCTCACACATGTACCTAATTAAGTGGTATTTGCTTCAAGGAACTTTGCTAGAAAAATGACTTTCTGTTACGGGTTTGCATGGTTTGGGGGTATATCTATATTTAATGCTGTATCTTTATTCAGCAGAGTTCGTTCAGACTACACCCTAAAATGATACCAAGGATACAATGGAATTTTGCCACCATCAAAGTCTAAGAACCCTTGGAAAAAAACATGTCCCCATAGGaaatcctttcttccccttcagaTTTCCTCTGCCAAAACACCAAGTGAGTGTGCAAACGAATAGCTGATAATCAAATCTGACAGGGCAGTTGTAATGAACTGTAACAAATGTTGCTTTGTTagaaatttgttctgtttggtaaCATCACCAACAGATATTTATGGCCACTGGTTGAACAGTGTCAAGAGTGTTCAGTGCCTTCATCTGCCCGTCATTCAGGCAGCCACGAGAACTGAAGTTGCAAATTTCatttgctgtttgtccttctgATCCCTCTTCAACATGAGGATAAAACTCATCAGTTTAAGCCTGTAACTCTTATTATGcattacagtaaaaaaaaaacaaaaaaccaggtGTGGAAAGACCTTGGTTTCTGTCATCATGTTTGctaacttaaaaaataaagcaaacacCTACCTCCCATCCCAGCTATACCATAACCATTTCATTCAAGGGCAGGTTTGGACAAAGtagcctttcctggtcttcccaCCTATCTCCCCCCAGCAGCTAGTGTTCTCCCGACTACCTTGTGTATCTTTGttctgcatacatacatacacacacacagacacagacacacactatTGTCTTCCCCAACAGAACGAAGTggagatttattttccttttttgtatttgtatttccagtgcctgggCCTTTGGGAGGTTGAATTCATCAGATAATTGTATTAAGAAGAGACCTAAACTTGGATGctaactctgacatttactagttctgtCACCCTCGAGAAGTCtcacctctctgagtctgtttcctcatctgtaaaacggggataagtATAAATTGGTCATCATTGAGAGAACGTATCTTATGATTCTTAAAGTGTtacagaaatgagaaaaggaatgaCCTctcaagcttctttttttttctttaccccaTCTGCCCCGattttttaagggtttttttttaaactccaatCAATGCATGGTGGACTCAGTTGAACAGGAACAAAATCTGCGTGTTAATTACTCTTACATatttaagagaaatagaagaactTGGAAAGCCAGCCGGGAGGCAGGGGCCACGACAACCCCAGAATGCTCCTGTTGAAATCAACCACCCATGACAgtatttcagaaatgaaagtggggtgggggagaggagaatgaGTTAATCTATAAATAAATAAGGCTGGAAGACTTCAAGTTGTGTAGAAACCTGTCTTTCAAGCACCCTGTAGCAGTATGTTTATAGGCATATAAACTGTACTTTCGAAATTGTCTTTAAAATTGTATGACTCAGAGGGACTGAGCACCCTGAAGCCACAacactgcattaaaaaaaaaaaaaaggaaccaatGATTGACACCAATACAGTTTGACTGCTGGCATCACATGGTTCCTGCTCTGAAAATCTGGGGAGAACTGAGGGGACTCTAGCATAGAGCTCACCCTCAAACACCAGCTAGAATGTCATAAAGAGCTATACCATGAAAGGCTTAGTAGAATAATTATTTGGGGGGAGGCActgatgggggagagggggaggggccagTTAATCTTATAGAAATAAAATGCCTGAAcatgtgaaaaaataaatatctacCGTCATGCTTCCATATTTTAAGACATCAAGGACTTGAGAGTCCATCAGTAAGGGGCATCCTTCCATCAACCCAGATCACAGCTCTTTGGTGCTTTTGTACAAGGATGACCTTTGTGAGTTGTAGAGGACAAAATTCTACACCTAGTGGTCAGCCCCCATTCAACAGCCTGCCTGTTCTCATCTCAGTCAAAAGACATGAGGGCCATCTATCACTGGGCTACATgggcctttccagcttggcagaACCTGCCAGTGATGGCATGCCCCTGACACAGCCATGGAGAACCCAGAGTCACTTCCATACCATTACATGACGAAACATCAAGTAATATTCTATTAAAGAATTGCTTacctttgtggggggggggggaagagcaGATTATAACAAAGTAATTAAGCTTCAACTTTTGTAATTAATCTTTCAAAATAGCTTATGTTAAGCACTTTGGGCTGGGTTTCTTCCCCAGAATGCCTGTATAATTCTCATGCTAACAGTTAACCTATTTGATGACTAGAAAAACATTCATTGCCTCTTACAACCTAACCCATGAGAGCAGATTTGTGGAATTCTCTATGTGGGCTGGAGTGCAAATTcccatccccccattcccatccccATGATGTCCAGAGACCTAACACTGTAATCTTTGAAAACACCCATATCTCTCCTAGTGCACGCCCTGCACAGACAGTATAAAAAGTGACAGGAATCAGCGAAGCAGGGCTAAAGTAGAGAACGTTTCCTGCCAGCAGCTGATTTATTTTTTCGTTTCGGGAACAGCACATTTTTACCTCAGCTTACCTGAGAGCAGAGCTTAATAAAGACCCTTCTGAAGGGAGAGTTAATATGACAGATGACAGGCAGCATCTTACAAGGTCATATATCTTCAAATTAAAGAGGGTCCTGCCTCCTTCACCTTCATTTTAACCACTCTAATTAATCGATTTATTATAGGCAGttgttctatttcttcatttttcttaagtCAGATGATACTCCTTGGCTCTTGttatccccctccctcctcctctcctcacccAGTCCCCCACCCCATCAGTCCCCCAGGCTGCCAAGTGCTTTACTAAAGATCTGTCCCCATGAGGAATGTCTAAATTATAAGAACATGAAGAATTCCCCGGAAGGCTGGGGACTAAGGCCAATCTAAAGTTGAAATGGCTGATTAAAAAATTAGCCTCAAAATGGCAGCTGGTGAGAGGGCCTGTAACCACTTGTTCTGAAAAGCTCAGAGCCTTCctctttattttccccccaa
This region of Trichosurus vulpecula isolate mTriVul1 chromosome 3, mTriVul1.pri, whole genome shotgun sequence genomic DNA includes:
- the BCL11B gene encoding B-cell lymphoma/leukemia 11B isoform X4 — protein: MSRRKQGNPQHLSQREIITQADHVEAAIVDEDEGLEIEEPGGLGLTAGGTDPDLLTCGQCQMNFPLRDILVFIEHKKKQCSGSLGVCYEKSLDKSSPPPSSRSELRKVSEPVEIGIQVTPDEEDRLLTPTKGICPKQENIAGKDEPSSYICTTCKQPFNSAWFLLQHAQNTHGFRIYLETSPSNSSLTPRITIPPPLGPEAVAQSPLMNFLGDNNPFSLLRMTGPILRDHPGFGEGRLPNTPPLFSPPPRHHLDPHRLSAEEMGLVAQHPSAFDRVMRLNPMAIDSPAMDFSRRLRELAGNNSTPPPVSPNRSNPMHRLLNPFQPSPKSPFLSTPPLPPMPPSSTTPPQPQAKSKSCEFCGKTFKFQSNLIVHRRSHTGEKPYKCQLCDHACSQASKLKRHMKTHMHKAGSMTGRSDDGLSTTSSPEPGTSELTGEGLKSSEADFRNESDPSLGHDNEEEEEEEEEEEELENESRPESSFSMDSELSRNRENGSKSLPDEKSLVLGKVIENVSLGAIQQYSDMLAEKQKRSGFMKRTSDQRDLCARDLCQRDTGDEDSVAGELDRTEEGTVNGRSFGPGEPFPGLFPRKPTPITSPSLNNSSKRIKIEKDLDLPPATIIPSENVYSQWLVGYAASRHFMKDPFLGFTDSRQSPFATSSEHSSENGSLRFSTPPGDMLDGGLSGRSGTASGGSTPHISGPGPGRPSSKEGRRSDTCEYCGKVFKNCSNLTVHRRSHTGERPYKCELCNYACAQSSKLTRHMKTHGQIGKEVYRCDICQMPFSVYSTLEKHMKKWHGEHLLTNDVKIEQAERS
- the BCL11B gene encoding B-cell lymphoma/leukemia 11B isoform X1, encoding MSRRKQGNPQHLSQREIITPEADHVEAAIVDEDEGLEIEEPGGLGLTAGGTDPDLLTCGQCQMNFPLRDILVFIEHKKKQCSGSLGVCYEKSLDKSSPPPSSRSELRKVSEPVEIGIQVTPDEEDRLLTPTKGICPKQENIAGPSRPAKLPAAPITASSHPHTSVITPPLRTLASLPPCFSLPCCAGHSVSVGGTQAESQTETPGTFGCHCQLSGKDEPSSYICTTCKQPFNSAWFLLQHAQNTHGFRIYLETSPSNSSLTPRITIPPPLGPEAVAQSPLMNFLGDNNPFSLLRMTGPILRDHPGFGEGRLPNTPPLFSPPPRHHLDPHRLSAEEMGLVAQHPSAFDRVMRLNPMAIDSPAMDFSRRLRELAGNNSTPPPVSPNRSNPMHRLLNPFQPSPKSPFLSTPPLPPMPPSSTTPPQPQAKSKSCEFCGKTFKFQSNLIVHRRSHTGEKPYKCQLCDHACSQASKLKRHMKTHMHKAGSMTGRSDDGLSTTSSPEPGTSELTGEGLKSSEADFRNESDPSLGHDNEEEEEEEEEEEELENESRPESSFSMDSELSRNRENGSKSLPDEKSLVLGKVIENVSLGAIQQYSDMLAEKQKRSGFMKRTSDQRDLCARDLCQRDTGDEDSVAGELDRTEEGTVNGRSFGPGEPFPGLFPRKPTPITSPSLNNSSKRIKIEKDLDLPPATIIPSENVYSQWLVGYAASRHFMKDPFLGFTDSRQSPFATSSEHSSENGSLRFSTPPGDMLDGGLSGRSGTASGGSTPHISGPGPGRPSSKEGRRSDTCEYCGKVFKNCSNLTVHRRSHTGERPYKCELCNYACAQSSKLTRHMKTHGQIGKEVYRCDICQMPFSVYSTLEKHMKKWHGEHLLTNDVKIEQAERS
- the BCL11B gene encoding B-cell lymphoma/leukemia 11B isoform X3, with translation MSRRKQGNPQHLSQREIITPEADHVEAAIVDEDEGLEIEEPGGLGLTAGGTDPDLLTCGQCQMNFPLRDILVFIEHKKKQCSGSLGVCYEKSLDKSSPPPSSRSELRKVSEPVEIGIQVTPDEEDRLLTPTKGICPKQENIAGKDEPSSYICTTCKQPFNSAWFLLQHAQNTHGFRIYLETSPSNSSLTPRITIPPPLGPEAVAQSPLMNFLGDNNPFSLLRMTGPILRDHPGFGEGRLPNTPPLFSPPPRHHLDPHRLSAEEMGLVAQHPSAFDRVMRLNPMAIDSPAMDFSRRLRELAGNNSTPPPVSPNRSNPMHRLLNPFQPSPKSPFLSTPPLPPMPPSSTTPPQPQAKSKSCEFCGKTFKFQSNLIVHRRSHTGEKPYKCQLCDHACSQASKLKRHMKTHMHKAGSMTGRSDDGLSTTSSPEPGTSELTGEGLKSSEADFRNESDPSLGHDNEEEEEEEEEEEELENESRPESSFSMDSELSRNRENGSKSLPDEKSLVLGKVIENVSLGAIQQYSDMLAEKQKRSGFMKRTSDQRDLCARDLCQRDTGDEDSVAGELDRTEEGTVNGRSFGPGEPFPGLFPRKPTPITSPSLNNSSKRIKIEKDLDLPPATIIPSENVYSQWLVGYAASRHFMKDPFLGFTDSRQSPFATSSEHSSENGSLRFSTPPGDMLDGGLSGRSGTASGGSTPHISGPGPGRPSSKEGRRSDTCEYCGKVFKNCSNLTVHRRSHTGERPYKCELCNYACAQSSKLTRHMKTHGQIGKEVYRCDICQMPFSVYSTLEKHMKKWHGEHLLTNDVKIEQAERS
- the BCL11B gene encoding B-cell lymphoma/leukemia 11B isoform X2, which produces MSRRKQGNPQHLSQREIITQADHVEAAIVDEDEGLEIEEPGGLGLTAGGTDPDLLTCGQCQMNFPLRDILVFIEHKKKQCSGSLGVCYEKSLDKSSPPPSSRSELRKVSEPVEIGIQVTPDEEDRLLTPTKGICPKQENIAGPSRPAKLPAAPITASSHPHTSVITPPLRTLASLPPCFSLPCCAGHSVSVGGTQAESQTETPGTFGCHCQLSGKDEPSSYICTTCKQPFNSAWFLLQHAQNTHGFRIYLETSPSNSSLTPRITIPPPLGPEAVAQSPLMNFLGDNNPFSLLRMTGPILRDHPGFGEGRLPNTPPLFSPPPRHHLDPHRLSAEEMGLVAQHPSAFDRVMRLNPMAIDSPAMDFSRRLRELAGNNSTPPPVSPNRSNPMHRLLNPFQPSPKSPFLSTPPLPPMPPSSTTPPQPQAKSKSCEFCGKTFKFQSNLIVHRRSHTGEKPYKCQLCDHACSQASKLKRHMKTHMHKAGSMTGRSDDGLSTTSSPEPGTSELTGEGLKSSEADFRNESDPSLGHDNEEEEEEEEEEEELENESRPESSFSMDSELSRNRENGSKSLPDEKSLVLGKVIENVSLGAIQQYSDMLAEKQKRSGFMKRTSDQRDLCARDLCQRDTGDEDSVAGELDRTEEGTVNGRSFGPGEPFPGLFPRKPTPITSPSLNNSSKRIKIEKDLDLPPATIIPSENVYSQWLVGYAASRHFMKDPFLGFTDSRQSPFATSSEHSSENGSLRFSTPPGDMLDGGLSGRSGTASGGSTPHISGPGPGRPSSKEGRRSDTCEYCGKVFKNCSNLTVHRRSHTGERPYKCELCNYACAQSSKLTRHMKTHGQIGKEVYRCDICQMPFSVYSTLEKHMKKWHGEHLLTNDVKIEQAERS